One Thermodesulfobacteriota bacterium genomic window, GATTTTTCCATCTGCTCTTTAGCCTGTCCAAGCGATTTGCTTAACTCATAATCCACAACAAAACCATTTTTAGCCAGCTCAATTGCCGGTGCAAGAGCTCTTTGAAGGCTTATAGTCCCGTATTTCTCTAGTGCATAACTAAGTCCAGCTACTGTGCCCGGAACCCCGGCGGAAAGTATGCTGTTTCTGGATTTATTCTTATCTACATTCCCTTCTTTATCCAAGAACATATCTTTGGTTGCTGCTAGTGGTGCTTTTTCGCGGTAATCAATCGCTACCACTTCATCTTTATCTGAAATATAGGTGAGCATAAAACCGCCGCCGCCTAAGTTTCCGGCCCTTGGATAGGTAACCGCCATTACAAAGCCAATTGTAACCGCCGCATCAACAGCGTTTCCGCCTTCTTTAAGAACCCTAAGGCCTGCCATGGTTGCATATTTGTTCTCTGTTGCCACCATAGCGTTCTTAGCAACTACCGGGTGAAACCTGGCTTTTGAGCTGTATAGTGGGTTTTCCTGGGCAAATAAATAGGATGTTACAAATAGCAGTGCAAACAGAGTAGTTGCAAAGATGTAGCTTGGCATGTACATAGGCAAATAGGATAGCGTTAAGATATCAATTTGAAAAGTAAGGGGTTTTGGGTTCTATTAAATACAACTAGCTATTCATCATGTTAAAGAACTCTTTATTGGACTTAGTACCGCTCATTTTGTCCAGTAAGAACTCCATAGACTCTGTTGTATTCATTGGGTTTAGAACTTTTCTAAGCAGCCAGACTTTATTAAGAACTTCTTCGCTTAGGAGAAGCTCTTCTTTTCTCGTGCCTGAGCGCTGAAGATCAATAGCCGGGAACACACGCTTATCAGCAAGCCTTCTATCAAGATAAGCCTCCATGTTTCCTGTTCCCTTAAACTCCTCAAAAATAACCTCGTCCATTCTACTTCCAGTGTCGATAAGAGCAGTGGCAATAATCGTAAGACTACCGCCTTCTTCGGTATTTCGTGCAGCACCAAAGAATCTCTTTGGTCTCTGCAATGCGTTTGCTTCCATACCACCTGACAATACTCTACCGCTGGCAGGTGTAACCGTATTACTAGCGCGTGCTAACCTTGTTAAACTGTCGAGCAGAATAACTACGTCCTTACCATGCTCAACAAGTCTTTTTGCTTTCTCAATAACCATGTCAGATACCTGAATATGGCGCTGAGCAGGCTCATCAAATGTAGAGCTTACAACTTCCCCGTTAACAGATCTGTCCATATCGGTTACTTCCTCAGGACGCTCATCTATAAGAAGTACAATTAAAACTATCTCTGGGTTGTTTTGAGTAATCGCGTTTGCAATTCTTTGAAGAAGAATAGTTTTACCAGTTCTAGGGGGAGCAACAATAACTGCTCTTTGACCCTTACCAATCGGTACGAATAAGTCTATGACCCTGCTGCAAAACTCCTCTGGATCATATTCTAGCTCTATCTTTTCTTCTGGATGAAGCGGTACAAGGTTTTCAAATGCAACTCTTTCTCTGCAAACTTCAGGTGAGTCAAAATTTACTTCCTGTATTTTAAGAAGAGCTAAGTTTTTCTCTCCCTCTCGTGGGAGCCTGACCTGACCACCTACTGTGTCGCCAGTTTTTAGGTTAAATGATCTTATTTGTGATTTCGATACATATATATCATCCGGCCCCGGAAGATAGCTGTACTTTGGAGATCTTAAGAATCCATAGCCTTCAGATAGTATTTCCAATACGCCCTCAGCGAATATTACACCTTCTTTTTCGCTTTGAGCTTTTAGGATGGCAATAATGATGTCCTGCTTAGTCATTCGAGAGGCTTCTTCAATTTCAAGTGCTCTCGCCATTTTCATAAGCTCAACACTTTTAGTGTCTCTTAGATCATTTAGATTAAGTAAGTGAGCTTCTTTTGTTGTTTCTTTTTCTGCGGGCTTTTCCCGTAATTTTGTTGCTCTCGCCATATATGTTAAATTCCTCGACCCATATTTTATAGGATTTTTCAAAAATCAAACTGCGAATTTATGGAAATGAATATCAGTTCTTTTGAGTTGTTATTGAAAGTTAATAGCCAATAATATTATGTATCTTAAAGAACTATTTTGTCAAGTAAGTTTTTTTCAGGCAATAAATACTGCCTCTTTATGCTATAATGATTCCCACTTGTTTGAATTATGATTATAACTATTATACATATTATAAAAATTAATGGAAGCAAGTTTAAAGGAGATATGATGAAAATGAAAAAAGGCTTACTAACACTAATTAGTTTTATTATTTTCAGTTTTCTAGTACTACAAATATTTGTAGATAAAAATTTTATTGGTGAAGATGCTATGGCTGCCCCTCCTTCTTTATATGAACTTGAGTTAACTTCGCTTAGCGGGGAAATTTACATCAATCCCAAATACTCAGGAAAAATAAACTCTATAAGATCTCTAGACAGAAATCATCTACTTGGCGAGAAGGTTAAGATTGAAACAAGAACTCTTACAGATGGCTGGAGGAAGTTAAATATTCCTTCTTCGCTTTCGTCAGCTTTCGGTTTAGTGGTTTCGGGAACACAGGGAATTGTAAAACTCACTCTCCCCCAAGATCCGTCTTTTAGATCAGGCTCAGGCACTCTTCAATCAATCAGCTCCTTATTTATAGAGTTTGGCAAGTTACATGCCACCCTTACTTTTCCGGAGCTAAGCATTTTAGAGCCCAGCAAATTTGAAATAGGTATTTTAAATACAACAGACAATACGTTTATAAACGGAGATATAGTAGCTCTAAAAGATAACCAAGCAGCCGTTATATTTAACAACCTAAGCTCTTCTGTAGTAAATAGTGACGGCATGATTAGAATGAGCTTAAGAAAAGCAGACGGGACATTCATCAACTCAGATATGCCGGCTTGGGGATACAACATTATAGTCTCACAAACCGAAACTGGTGTACCTGCTCCAATTACAGCGGACGTCTTTGGGCTAGCTGAGGATACTAAGATGAAATTTAATTTTGTCTCACTATCAGGGCAAATTATTAATCCCTCTCAGGTCATACTGACAGTTGGAGAGATTAACAAAGGCGCAGAGATTTCTACAATCACAACTAAGATACAGGGGCCTCAGCCAATTACGGTCACGGTTACAAAGCTGGATTAACCACCTGAATTCTTGCTAATTTTCGGCCGATGTTATAAAATTCTATTATACTCATGTTTTAGGTTTACGGATATTTATTTAAAGAGGTGAAAGAGATATGGCAGGACACTCTAAATGGGCTAACATCAAACACAGAAAAGCGGCTGTAGACGCAAAGAGGGGAAAAGTTTTTACAAAACTTATCCGAGAGCTCACAGTTGCGGCAAAACACGGGGGCGGAGATCTGGATTCTAACCCGCGCCTTAGAACTGCTATCAATGCAGCAAAAAGTGCAAACATGCCCAACGACACAATTGACCGCGCTGTTAAAAGAGGAACAGGCGAGCTTGGAAGCGATGATTTCCATGAGCTAATGTACGAAGGATACGGCCCTGGCGGAAGCGCAGTGCTTGTGCAGACACTTACAGATAACAAGAACCGAACAGTTGCGGATATAAGACGAATTTTCACAAAGCACGGAGGCAACCTTGGGGAAAATGGCTGTGTTGCCTGGATGTTTCATATGAAAGGCCGTGTTGGTTTCGAAAAGGCAAATGTAGATGAGGATCAGGTTTTTGAAATTGCCCTTGATGCAGGAGCAGAAGACGTAATCACTGAGGATAACGAGCTTGTAGTGGTAACCCCTCCGGAGTCTATAGAAGAAGTGAAGAGCGCGCTAGATGATGCTAGCATAAAGTATGACTCAGCAGAGGTTACAATGATTCCAGAGACCAATGTGAAAATTGAAGGTAAAGAAGCCGAGCACATGATTCGCCTAATGGAAGCACTTGAAGACAGCGATGATGTGCAGAACGTTTATTCAAACTTTGATATACCAGAAGAACTTATAGAAAGCATGGCTTAATATGAGAGTAATTGGAATAGATCCCGGCTCTAAGGTTTGCGGCTACGGGATTCTTGAAGTCCAAAAAGGCGTGGTCACCCACATTCATAGTGGATGTATTATCCCTAAAGCTGCGCTGCCTCTTAATCAGAGATTAAAAGTTATTTATGACGGAATTGTGGAAGTAATTGAAGCGCATTCCCCTGATGTAATGTCTATAGAAGATATTTTCTTTGCTAAAAATGCAAAGAGCGCAATCAAGCTCGGGCAGGCAAGAGGTGTAGCGCTTCTTGCAGGCACAAATTCTGGAATTATGGTTTACGAATATGCACCAACAAAAGTTAAGCTCGCTCTTACAGGGCGGGGAAGGGCTAACAAGGCAGAAGTGCAGGGGATGCTATCAAGAATCTTAGGTGTTAAAGAGTGGCAGACTCAGGATGCATCTGATGCAGTGGCGATTGCGCTGTGTCACATAAACATTTCACAAATTGAAACGAAATTAGGAAAGGAATTTGTTCAGCCAAGAAGAAAAAGGAGGCGTTTTACAATAGATGATCTCCCTTCTTAGAGGCAAGATAGCACAGAAAACACTTGGTAAAGTTGTGATTGATGTGAATGGTGTAGGCTACGGGGTCACTGTACCCCTTTCAACATATTACAGACTTCCCGAATCTGGTATTGAGGTAGCTCTAGAGATCCACACGCATATGAAAGAGAGCACAATTGAGCTCTATGGTTTTCTTACGCAGGATGAGAAAGAGATATTTACCATTTTAATAGGAGTATCAGGAGTCGGCCCTAAAGTTGCGATGAGCATACTTTCAAATATATCACCAGGTGATTTAGCAGAGGCTATTAACTCAGGCGATCTAGCTAAAAAGAAAATTGCCGGAATTGGCCCCAAGATGGCCTCAAGACTAACGACAGAGCTTAAAGACAAGCTTTCTAAGTTTGAGCCAGCATCCCAAACAGTGGGCAAATCAGGTATTGTAGAAGATGTCATATCCGCTCTTATGAACCTAGGCTATAAACGACCTGAGATTGATGAGAGGATTTCAGAAATTGAAGAAATTACAGAAAATCAGGACAATCTCGAAATAGCTCTAAGAGAGTGTCTTAAAGTAATGAGAAAAGGGTAAATAGCCCTATATATACAACATGGAAGAAAGAATAGTCACAGGGACAAATCTAGAAGAAGATTCACTTTTTGATATTAACCTAAGGCCAGAGCGCCTCTCCGAATACCTAGGTCAGAGCAAGGTTAAAGAGA contains:
- the rho gene encoding transcription termination factor Rho, with the translated sequence MARATKLREKPAEKETTKEAHLLNLNDLRDTKSVELMKMARALEIEEASRMTKQDIIIAILKAQSEKEGVIFAEGVLEILSEGYGFLRSPKYSYLPGPDDIYVSKSQIRSFNLKTGDTVGGQVRLPREGEKNLALLKIQEVNFDSPEVCRERVAFENLVPLHPEEKIELEYDPEEFCSRVIDLFVPIGKGQRAVIVAPPRTGKTILLQRIANAITQNNPEIVLIVLLIDERPEEVTDMDRSVNGEVVSSTFDEPAQRHIQVSDMVIEKAKRLVEHGKDVVILLDSLTRLARASNTVTPASGRVLSGGMEANALQRPKRFFGAARNTEEGGSLTIIATALIDTGSRMDEVIFEEFKGTGNMEAYLDRRLADKRVFPAIDLQRSGTRKEELLLSEEVLNKVWLLRKVLNPMNTTESMEFLLDKMSGTKSNKEFFNMMNS
- a CDS encoding YebC/PmpR family DNA-binding transcriptional regulator, producing MAGHSKWANIKHRKAAVDAKRGKVFTKLIRELTVAAKHGGGDLDSNPRLRTAINAAKSANMPNDTIDRAVKRGTGELGSDDFHELMYEGYGPGGSAVLVQTLTDNKNRTVADIRRIFTKHGGNLGENGCVAWMFHMKGRVGFEKANVDEDQVFEIALDAGAEDVITEDNELVVVTPPESIEEVKSALDDASIKYDSAEVTMIPETNVKIEGKEAEHMIRLMEALEDSDDVQNVYSNFDIPEELIESMA
- the ruvC gene encoding crossover junction endodeoxyribonuclease RuvC; this translates as MRVIGIDPGSKVCGYGILEVQKGVVTHIHSGCIIPKAALPLNQRLKVIYDGIVEVIEAHSPDVMSIEDIFFAKNAKSAIKLGQARGVALLAGTNSGIMVYEYAPTKVKLALTGRGRANKAEVQGMLSRILGVKEWQTQDASDAVAIALCHINISQIETKLGKEFVQPRRKRRRFTIDDLPS
- the ruvA gene encoding Holliday junction branch migration protein RuvA; this translates as MISLLRGKIAQKTLGKVVIDVNGVGYGVTVPLSTYYRLPESGIEVALEIHTHMKESTIELYGFLTQDEKEIFTILIGVSGVGPKVAMSILSNISPGDLAEAINSGDLAKKKIAGIGPKMASRLTTELKDKLSKFEPASQTVGKSGIVEDVISALMNLGYKRPEIDERISEIEEITENQDNLEIALRECLKVMRKG